The following coding sequences are from one Deltaproteobacteria bacterium window:
- the genX gene encoding EF-P lysine aminoacylase GenX has protein sequence MTWRRLAAGELSWDIPRRRAMLLELTRSYFRGQGFLEVDTPIAVPCPNIDPNVFPVVLSDADGTASKRFLHTSPELSMKKLLAAGSGNIFYLGKVFRDREGSPLHHPEFTMLEWYRVGEPVDSVMADVEALARELAAGLHGKEEIRRDGATVSLSGKWARIELADAFRELLAAPMTGDAEALRSALRRKGKRPGPDETWEDLFFRAYVDVVEPALETAGAAFVTGFPSSLAAMAMARADDAGTCERFEGYLCGVELVNGYEELTDPSEQEERLRKLAARHERRTGIGLPVDTDFLDALRHGLPPCSGAALGFDRLAMLLLEKETIADVTIR, from the coding sequence ATGACGTGGCGGCGCCTGGCCGCCGGCGAGCTTTCCTGGGATATTCCGCGCCGGCGCGCGATGCTGCTCGAACTGACAAGGAGCTATTTCCGCGGGCAGGGGTTCCTCGAAGTGGATACGCCGATAGCGGTTCCCTGCCCGAACATCGATCCGAACGTCTTCCCGGTTGTCCTCTCCGACGCGGACGGAACGGCATCGAAGCGTTTTCTACATACCTCCCCCGAACTGTCCATGAAGAAACTTCTCGCGGCCGGGTCCGGGAACATTTTCTATCTCGGGAAGGTTTTCCGCGACCGGGAAGGGTCGCCGCTTCACCACCCCGAGTTCACGATGCTCGAATGGTACAGGGTGGGAGAGCCCGTGGATTCTGTCATGGCGGACGTAGAGGCCCTCGCACGGGAGCTTGCGGCCGGGCTTCACGGAAAGGAGGAGATCCGCCGTGACGGCGCGACCGTCTCCCTTTCCGGGAAGTGGGCGCGCATCGAGCTTGCGGATGCATTCCGTGAGCTGCTCGCCGCCCCCATGACGGGAGATGCCGAAGCGCTCCGTTCCGCGCTCCGTCGGAAAGGGAAGAGGCCCGGCCCGGATGAGACGTGGGAGGACCTTTTCTTCCGCGCATATGTCGATGTGGTCGAGCCCGCGCTGGAAACCGCCGGGGCCGCGTTCGTAACCGGGTTTCCTTCGTCACTTGCAGCGATGGCCATGGCTCGAGCGGATGATGCGGGAACATGCGAACGGTTCGAGGGGTATCTTTGCGGTGTCGAGCTCGTAAACGGGTACGAGGAGCTGACCGATCCTTCGGAGCAGGAGGAGAGGCTGCGGAAACTCGCCGCGCGGCATGAACGTCGAACGGGAATCGGGCTGCCCGTCGATACCGATTTCCTGGATGCATTGCGCCACGGCCTGCCCCCATGCTCGGGGGCGGCCCTCGGGTTCGACCGGCTGGCGATGCTGCTGCTGGAGAAGGAAACGATCGCCGACGTGACCATCCGATGA
- a CDS encoding MFS transporter, whose protein sequence is MNHPSLLLFLLSFGHMCTDIVQGALPALLPYLKDKYSLSYTVTGTLLLAAHLTSSVIQPVFGYATDRKPFPALLFLGCIVSGIGIALVPFSPDFGWLVAFVMFTGLGTAAFHPEGFKATACIASVKRATGMSLFSVGGNLGFSIGAPAAIFLVSRYGLPGSAWLILPAAVAGALFLPALPHIRQRIADASARPPASVNNGVDRPVYAVTLIVLIVICRSWTQLGLATYIPFLYREQLSTRPDFVAMLLFLFLGAGTAGTLLGGPLADRIGHRKMVFWSLALQVPLIHLFLVSTGWLVFALAAAVGAVIVSTFSVTIVMAQELFPRRMATASGTIAGFAIGTGGIGVTLLGAVADRYGVPAAVHLVNALPAAGALLALFLPLPWNRETSP, encoded by the coding sequence ATGAATCACCCCTCGCTGCTCCTCTTCCTTCTCTCGTTCGGACACATGTGCACCGACATCGTGCAGGGCGCGCTTCCCGCTCTCCTGCCGTACCTGAAGGACAAATACTCCCTCTCCTATACGGTCACCGGCACACTTCTCCTTGCGGCCCATCTCACTTCCTCGGTGATCCAGCCGGTGTTCGGCTACGCTACGGACCGGAAGCCCTTCCCGGCCCTCCTGTTCCTCGGCTGCATCGTTTCCGGCATCGGCATTGCGCTCGTCCCGTTTTCGCCGGATTTCGGCTGGCTGGTCGCCTTCGTCATGTTCACGGGGCTGGGGACCGCCGCCTTCCACCCCGAAGGATTCAAGGCGACCGCCTGCATCGCGTCGGTGAAGCGGGCCACCGGCATGTCGCTCTTTTCGGTGGGAGGAAACCTCGGGTTTTCCATCGGCGCGCCCGCCGCAATCTTCCTCGTTTCACGGTACGGCCTCCCCGGTTCCGCCTGGCTGATTCTCCCCGCGGCGGTCGCAGGCGCTCTATTCCTGCCGGCCCTCCCGCACATACGGCAGCGGATCGCGGATGCATCCGCCCGGCCCCCGGCTTCCGTGAACAACGGCGTGGATCGGCCGGTCTACGCCGTAACCCTGATCGTGCTGATCGTCATCTGCCGTTCCTGGACGCAGCTAGGCCTTGCCACCTACATACCGTTTCTTTACCGCGAACAACTGTCTACACGCCCCGATTTCGTGGCCATGCTCCTTTTCCTCTTCCTTGGGGCCGGGACTGCCGGCACCCTGTTGGGCGGGCCGCTGGCCGACAGGATAGGACACCGGAAGATGGTCTTCTGGTCGCTTGCCCTCCAGGTCCCGCTCATCCACCTGTTCCTCGTCTCGACCGGATGGCTTGTCTTCGCGCTCGCGGCCGCCGTCGGCGCCGTCATCGTGTCGACCTTCTCGGTGACGATCGTGATGGCCCAGGAGCTGTTTCCGCGCCGGATGGCCACGGCATCGGGGACGATCGCGGGATTCGCGATCGGCACGGGAGGGATCGGGGTGACCCTGCTCGGAGCGGTGGCCGACCGGTACGGCGTCCCCGCCGCGGTCCATCTCGTCAACGCCCTGCCGGCCGCCGGGGCGCTTCTCGCGCTGTTCCTCCCCCTTCCCTGGAACCGGGAAACATCCCCTTGA